From Dehalococcoidales bacterium, one genomic window encodes:
- a CDS encoding proline/glycine betaine ABC transporter permease: MQEETAKDVSTDASVTNRTFWQRLTGNGNGFKLSTPAKIGLYLGGFAVLMLVVVVLYQGVPAGQDPGAVIDYPKDWSYGWDVIKFIDRVVDWIIIEGDAFFSAINLIVLRGVLLPLEDFFMWLPWWSVIVITGVLAWRTSGARIGVMAAIFLAIMTIMGMLDRGSETLAITLTSTAICIIFGLPMGILAARSDRFDGLLRPILDMMQTMPSFVYLIPALMLFGLGSVPAVMATCIYAIPPVIRLTNLGIRQVDAQVVEAARSFGTTPSQLLTKVQVPMALPTILAGMNQTIMMALAMVVLASMIGAGGLGAEILLGIARLEVGRGVLAGISIVFMAIILDRITQGFASRPQTRRAT, translated from the coding sequence TCAGTAACAAACCGTACATTCTGGCAGAGGCTGACCGGCAACGGTAACGGCTTCAAGCTATCGACGCCGGCAAAGATAGGGCTTTACCTGGGAGGATTCGCAGTCCTCATGTTGGTGGTTGTCGTCCTGTACCAGGGTGTTCCCGCCGGGCAGGACCCCGGCGCAGTGATTGACTACCCGAAGGACTGGAGTTACGGATGGGACGTAATCAAGTTCATCGACCGCGTCGTGGACTGGATAATCATCGAAGGAGACGCCTTCTTCTCCGCAATCAACCTGATAGTGCTGCGCGGAGTACTGCTGCCCCTGGAGGACTTCTTTATGTGGCTCCCCTGGTGGTCCGTCATTGTGATAACGGGAGTCCTTGCCTGGCGTACGTCCGGCGCCAGGATTGGTGTAATGGCTGCTATATTCCTAGCGATAATGACCATTATGGGGATGCTTGACCGGGGTTCCGAGACCCTGGCCATTACGCTCACCTCAACCGCTATTTGCATTATCTTCGGACTACCAATGGGAATCCTTGCCGCCAGGAGCGACCGCTTTGATGGGTTGCTGCGACCCATCCTTGACATGATGCAGACCATGCCCAGCTTCGTCTATCTCATTCCGGCCCTGATGCTCTTCGGCCTGGGGAGTGTACCGGCGGTAATGGCCACTTGTATCTACGCCATACCGCCAGTTATCCGCCTCACCAACCTGGGAATACGGCAGGTCGATGCCCAGGTAGTGGAGGCCGCCCGGTCATTTGGTACCACGCCTTCCCAGTTACTCACCAAGGTGCAGGTGCCCATGGCACTACCCACAATCCTGGCCGGCATGAACCAGACTATCATGATGGCACTTGCAATGGTGGTGCTTGCCTCCATGATTGGGGCCGGCGGACTGGGAGCGGAGATTCTCCTCGGTATCGCTCGATTAGAGGTCGGTCGGGGAGTGCTGGCGGGAATCAGTATCGTCTTCATGGCCATCATACTGGACAGAATCACCCAGGGCTTCGCCTCAAGACCGCAGACCAGACGCGCTACGTAG
- a CDS encoding glycine betaine ABC transporter substrate-binding protein translates to MHFINYRRTKWLMLLVAVAMTVTLFAGCTGEEEKPTLTLFDGSWGSLWLENAIAKIIIEEGYGYPCEVITVSSDVMNATHPKGDLLINMEQWPQNNPEWYQGNLADGTLLELGVVLEGGPQFWCIPQWVHEEYGIDTVLDMKDHWELFPDPEDSSKGMFINCKVGWNCERINVFKFEAYGLGEYYNIISPGTAGAEAAAMAGPQKKGDPVFGYYWAPTDLMGMFDWYILEEPAYDADVWAKIAAKMENPDLAALTEACAYESVPLTITVHKDLLDMAPDVVTMLRNFTVGLDRCNKSLAFQMENEIDEWETVAVWWMREYDSHWKSWVPTSAYTEIKAFLDDFGPVP, encoded by the coding sequence ATGCATTTTATAAATTACCGACGCACCAAGTGGCTGATGCTGCTGGTAGCAGTGGCGATGACAGTCACGTTGTTTGCCGGCTGTACGGGTGAGGAGGAGAAACCCACACTTACACTCTTCGACGGTTCCTGGGGTTCTCTCTGGCTTGAGAACGCCATAGCCAAGATTATCATTGAGGAAGGCTACGGCTACCCGTGCGAAGTAATCACGGTGTCCAGTGATGTGATGAATGCAACACATCCCAAGGGCGACCTTCTCATAAATATGGAGCAGTGGCCCCAAAACAACCCCGAGTGGTACCAGGGCAATCTCGCTGACGGGACCCTGTTGGAACTCGGTGTAGTACTGGAGGGTGGCCCCCAGTTCTGGTGCATACCACAGTGGGTCCATGAGGAATACGGAATTGACACCGTCTTAGATATGAAGGACCACTGGGAGCTCTTCCCTGACCCCGAGGACTCCTCCAAGGGGATGTTCATCAACTGCAAGGTCGGCTGGAACTGCGAGAGGATTAACGTTTTCAAGTTCGAGGCCTACGGGCTGGGCGAGTACTACAACATTATAAGCCCGGGTACTGCCGGTGCGGAGGCCGCCGCCATGGCCGGCCCACAGAAGAAAGGCGACCCGGTCTTCGGCTACTACTGGGCACCCACCGACCTGATGGGCATGTTCGACTGGTACATCCTCGAGGAGCCGGCGTACGATGCCGACGTCTGGGCCAAGATTGCCGCCAAGATGGAAAACCCTGACCTCGCGGCACTGACCGAGGCGTGCGCCTACGAGAGCGTGCCGCTGACCATCACGGTGCACAAGGACCTGCTGGATATGGCCCCCGATGTGGTCACCATGCTGAGGAACTTCACCGTGGGCCTGGACCGCTGTAACAAGTCCCTGGCCTTTCAGATGGAGAACGAGATAGACGAGTGGGAAACAGTGGCAGTCTGGTGGATGAGAGAGTACGATAGCCACTGGAAGAGCTGGGTCCCCACGAGTGCCTACACCGAGATAAAGGCATTCCTGGACGACTTCGGCCCGGTACCCTAA
- a CDS encoding acyl-CoA dehydrogenase family protein: MVSFSPSEEQQMIINMVKEFSTDHLRRVYRECDESGIIPADVIDTAWEFGFISTSIPEEFQGLGEARSSLTGALIAEELAWGDLSIAMHILCPSLVAIPLVEMGTDEQKSKYLPGFCGDRFKAATAALIEPRFDFDPAALSTTARLNGGDYVLNGEKCYVPLAADADLLLVYASENDCTQGFLVEKAATGLEIMEREKNMGIKALATYELSLKDCRVPKGNRLGGEDGCDFGRILNYSRVALSAMAVGVARGAFEYARDYAKERSAFGEPIASRQTIAFMLAEMAIEIDATRLMTWEATWKLDRGEDATKEASLLKSYADEMVLTVTDRAVQILGGHGYIRDHPVELWLRNGRGFATFNGMAIV, encoded by the coding sequence ATGGTCTCGTTCAGTCCAAGTGAAGAGCAGCAGATGATTATCAATATGGTGAAGGAGTTCTCGACCGACCACCTCCGAAGAGTATACCGTGAGTGCGATGAGAGCGGCATAATCCCGGCCGATGTAATCGACACCGCCTGGGAGTTCGGGTTCATCTCCACAAGCATCCCCGAAGAGTTCCAGGGACTTGGCGAGGCGCGGTCTTCTCTCACCGGAGCGTTGATTGCCGAGGAACTGGCCTGGGGCGACCTCTCGATAGCGATGCACATCCTCTGCCCATCATTGGTAGCGATACCGCTGGTCGAGATGGGCACCGATGAGCAAAAAAGCAAGTATCTGCCCGGTTTCTGTGGTGACAGGTTCAAGGCAGCTACGGCGGCCCTGATAGAACCTCGCTTTGATTTCGACCCTGCCGCTCTATCGACTACGGCCAGGCTGAATGGTGGTGATTACGTTCTCAATGGGGAGAAATGCTATGTCCCGCTGGCGGCCGACGCCGACCTCCTGCTGGTTTATGCCAGCGAGAACGACTGCACCCAGGGTTTTCTGGTGGAGAAGGCAGCTACCGGCCTGGAGATAATGGAGCGAGAGAAGAACATGGGAATAAAAGCCCTGGCAACCTACGAGCTTTCCCTGAAGGACTGTCGGGTACCGAAGGGCAACCGGCTCGGTGGTGAGGACGGATGTGATTTCGGTCGGATTCTAAACTACTCACGGGTGGCCCTCTCAGCGATGGCGGTGGGAGTGGCCCGCGGTGCTTTTGAGTATGCCCGTGACTATGCCAAAGAACGTAGCGCCTTCGGTGAGCCGATTGCCTCACGCCAGACGATAGCCTTTATGCTGGCCGAGATGGCCATCGAGATTGATGCTACCAGACTTATGACCTGGGAAGCTACCTGGAAGCTGGACCGTGGTGAAGATGCCACCAAAGAGGCTTCCCTGCTGAAATCATATGCTGATGAAATGGTGCTGACCGTCACTGACCGTGCCGTTCAGATACTCGGTGGGCACGGTTACATCCGTGACCACCCGGTGGAGCTCTGGCTGAGGAACGGGCGGGGATTTGCCACCTTCAACGGCATGGCCATTGTATAG
- a CDS encoding flavin reductase family protein has translation MSKTKIGATTLIYPMPTTLVGADVDGKPNFLAIAWCGVACSQPPMVSVALQPSRYTLSGIKQNMAFSVNIPSVELVKEADYCGIRSGAKVDKVDACNFDIFYGKVEGAPMIEQCPVNLECRVVQMLELGSHWLIVGKIEETHVSDDCLTDGRPDVDKVRPFIFIPGPPSRYQAFGEVIARAFSVGMEIET, from the coding sequence ATGAGCAAGACGAAGATAGGCGCAACAACCCTGATATACCCGATGCCCACGACCCTCGTGGGGGCGGATGTTGATGGCAAACCGAATTTCCTGGCAATTGCCTGGTGCGGGGTGGCTTGCAGCCAGCCCCCGATGGTCTCCGTGGCATTACAGCCCAGCCGTTATACACTGAGTGGCATCAAGCAGAATATGGCCTTCTCGGTGAATATCCCATCGGTGGAACTGGTGAAAGAGGCGGACTATTGCGGTATAAGGTCGGGTGCGAAAGTAGATAAGGTGGATGCCTGTAACTTCGATATCTTCTACGGCAAGGTAGAGGGCGCACCCATGATTGAACAGTGCCCGGTCAACCTGGAATGCCGGGTGGTACAGATGCTGGAACTGGGTAGCCACTGGTTGATTGTCGGCAAGATAGAAGAGACCCATGTATCGGACGACTGCCTGACCGACGGACGACCGGACGTTGACAAAGTCCGGCCATTCATCTTCATCCCCGGTCCTCCCTCCCGGTACCAGGCCTTCGGTGAGGTTATCGCCAGGGCGTTCAGCGTGGGCATGGAGATAGAGACATAA
- a CDS encoding acyl-CoA dehydrogenase family protein — protein MIEFELTPEEEATIAAAHKEAEELLRPIARYYDEHEHESPKDFIEQQWAQQRSGGGGMLGLGVGAALRIEETCWGDAGLMLVAPGSGLGGAAILMTGTQEQQQRFLKRYSEGEPKWGGMAMTESGCGSDTSAIQTTAVLDGDEWVLNGEKIFITGGQRAMDESDGLVVVWATVDKTAGRAGMKSFVVEAGTPGARIEKVENKLGIRASDTATLILDNCRIPYENILGSPEVRKVDSGQTAGFKRAMATFDATRPIIAAMALGVGRAALDFIKEALEKEGIQIRYGAPRHKLTAIERDIMDMEAGYKAAHMLMLRAVWMMSQFQANSLEASMAKAKAGLVVTRITQKAVEMMGPLGYSRKYLLEKWMRDGKINDIFEGTGQINMLIVARRVLDYTRDQLK, from the coding sequence ATGATTGAATTTGAATTGACTCCTGAAGAAGAAGCGACAATAGCAGCAGCCCACAAAGAGGCCGAAGAGCTTCTACGCCCGATTGCCCGTTACTACGATGAGCACGAGCACGAAAGCCCTAAAGACTTTATCGAGCAGCAGTGGGCACAGCAGAGAAGTGGTGGCGGTGGAATGCTCGGCCTGGGCGTTGGCGCTGCGCTGCGGATAGAGGAGACCTGCTGGGGTGACGCCGGCCTGATGCTGGTGGCCCCGGGTTCGGGTCTGGGAGGTGCCGCCATCCTGATGACCGGCACCCAGGAACAGCAGCAGCGTTTCCTGAAGCGATACAGTGAGGGTGAGCCGAAGTGGGGCGGGATGGCGATGACCGAGTCCGGTTGCGGCTCGGATACCTCTGCCATCCAGACGACCGCCGTGCTGGACGGTGACGAATGGGTGCTGAACGGCGAGAAAATATTCATCACCGGCGGCCAGCGTGCTATGGATGAGTCTGATGGTCTCGTGGTTGTCTGGGCAACAGTTGACAAAACTGCGGGGCGGGCCGGCATGAAGTCGTTCGTCGTCGAGGCCGGTACGCCGGGGGCACGTATTGAGAAGGTGGAAAACAAGCTCGGAATCCGAGCCAGCGATACTGCCACTCTCATCCTGGACAATTGCCGCATCCCCTACGAGAACATACTGGGCAGCCCCGAGGTCAGGAAGGTGGATAGCGGTCAGACGGCGGGGTTCAAGCGGGCAATGGCCACCTTTGACGCCACCCGGCCGATAATCGCCGCGATGGCGTTAGGAGTTGGGCGTGCCGCCCTGGACTTCATCAAGGAAGCCCTGGAGAAGGAAGGTATTCAGATACGTTACGGAGCACCGCGTCACAAGCTGACCGCCATTGAGCGCGATATCATGGACATGGAGGCGGGCTACAAGGCAGCCCACATGCTGATGCTGCGCGCCGTGTGGATGATGAGCCAGTTCCAGGCCAACAGTCTGGAAGCATCGATGGCCAAGGCCAAGGCGGGGCTGGTAGTTACCAGGATAACGCAGAAAGCGGTCGAGATGATGGGGCCGCTGGGCTATTCCCGCAAGTACCTGCTGGAGAAGTGGATGCGGGACGGCAAGATAAACGATATCTTCGAAGGCACCGGCCAGATAAACATGCTGATAGTGGCCCGGCGTGTCCTCGACTACACACGTGACCAGTTGAAATAA